Sequence from the Fundulus heteroclitus isolate FHET01 chromosome 7, MU-UCD_Fhet_4.1, whole genome shotgun sequence genome:
TCCACGCCTGTGGACACAGATTTATTGCCCATTAAAAAGCTACACCGAAATGTACCTCTTAAAAATGGTGTGTTTATCCTGTTGAGAAGTCCTTTCAGGAATGAAACGAGACAACTACGAGCAGCAATAGACCGGGGCCAGACTCACTGTGACAAGATGCTGGGAGCCAATTTCTTACAAGGTTTAATGCCATAAAGACTTAAAAGTGATCTTTAACCGTCAAACGTTAACAAACAAAACTTCCTTTGAATATGGACATGTGCAATCACACTACACACATATggggtcttttttttctttctttttttttttggttttgtttttcttcctacttTACAGGGAAAACAAGTTTAACCAAGCAGGAAatgaaaacaagaacaaagtgaaATTACAgatatggaaaataaaacaatctgtgGCAATAGGTTCAACATTTCTGTACACAATTCTGATAAAACACCAGAAATCAGGAGGCGTACACATAGTGGAATATCCTTTAGGCCAAACCCGAAATAAACTTGACATCGTTTACTCTGAAGCCATAATTAAACACGTCTGGGTTGGTAGAGTTACACGTTAAAACACACAGCATCGGCACGAGGAGTAAAACTAAAAAGTATCATCGTACAGTAGATCCACTCTTGATTTATCATACACCTTACCTCCCCAACAAAGTGACAGGATCATTTACAGATGGCGGCAGCACGAAGCAGCATCGACAGAAATAATTGCAGTGTCATCTGTGGCACCTGCCCCGACCCGGGACGCGCGCGCGAGCAACGCAATCTGCGGCTTTCTGTGTGACGGTGCTTTTCAACGAAACCTTTTAAAACTGTCTGGGTGATTGCGGTGTCAAAGCACATTACACCGTGTACTGCtagactggatttttttttttttttttttctcccactttaAGTCTGCCAGCTTAAGCTTGCTGTACGTTTAGGGAAAAGCCTGATATTTCAAATATATTCCCTCTTCCTAAATTTACAGAcaagtttttcattttctttttttctttttttacttttgcccacgttctttctctttttcagctTCTCTACTCGTGGCGAAAAGAAATTCCCAGGCTAATTAAAGCCTATTAAAGGCAGGTAATGTCAGGGCTGGTAGCAGGACCATGACAAAGTACTGATAATTGTCTGCCAGACTCACTAAATCCACCTGTCCTGCAATTATTGCGTCCCCCTCCCTTCCTCTCCTGACACATTAATCCGCAGCATGGCTCGCTCGGCAGGCTGATGCCTCAAAGTGCATCCTGCAAACACAGATGTTGGATTTCAGACCGGTTTAGCACACACACGCCTTAGGATAATTGCAGCAGGAAAGTCGACGCTGGAGAACTGAAATGCATCACTGTGCCTGGCTCTAGGatttataccccttgaacttttccacatcgTCTCACTCTGCAAAGATCTTATTGAGATTTTATCATGATGCGCCAACAGAAAGTGCAAAGTTGTTCAACCGAAAGAAAGGATTtatggttttaaaatatattaagaaaacaaatctaaaaagaaCGGAATGCTCTCGTATTCAGTCTCTTTTACTCTGAAATGGGCTTTATTTAAAGGTTATCAACCAATTTGCTTCAGAAGTAATTTGCATTGTAGGATAGGCCATCAGTAACAGTaactatggaggagctgcagagattcatcGCTCAGGAGGGAGAAAATATTATCAGGAGGCTTTTTAATTGTGTACTTAGTTGGGCTGCACACTGGCACAGTTAGGAACGTAGTTTCTTTCTggatgttctgggttcttcccacagtttaaaaaaaatatgcgtATTAGGTCATTTATTTACTCTAAATTGTCCTTCGGGATGAGTGCATGAATGGTTATTAGGACTAGCCAGGGTATAACTTGCCTATAACTTGAGGTAGGCACCAATCCTACAAGGATAAACATGTAAAGGCAATGGATTGATTAATATTATTCTTCTTATTAGCTTTGCACTccataaataaagttgtctaagtctaaatctggcctttatggacaAGCAATAAGgggaaagccattgttgaaagaaagccttaAGACGTTCCATGTGCGTTTTGCCATAAGCCACTTAGGGTACACAGCAAACGTGGAAAACAACATGCTTTGGTAAGTTAGGACAAAAATGAAATTTTTGGTATACATGCAAAACGACATATGAGGCAGGAATCTAACTAGCACTGCACTTCACCCTGAACGGACTGTCCTGACAGTAAAGCAAGGTGGTGGGAGCATCGCTTTACTTCTGTTAGGAATGGGGAGCTCCTCAGAGCTGATGAGAAGCTAAATGAAGCTAAAtgcaggaagaaaacctgccaGAGCCTGTTGGgttggaggttcaccttccaacagcCTTAAACATGCAAACATAGCGGGAGTGAAATGGTTTGGATCCCGTCCCAGCATATTCATGTGCTGGAGTTCTTCAGTCAAAGTTAAGAGACGCTCTCAGTCTGATGAGGGTTGATGTCAATGAAAATGGCAGAAGTGCATAGATTTgaaaagacttttaaaaaagtttctacAGCGTTTTGATTTGAGGGAGATGaatgtggagaagttcaagcAGTGTGAGAAAGTTTGCGGGCCGTTGTagctgtaattattagttgtcTGATCgatgtattttttatgtgtacTTTGAAATAGGTTTTATTAATCAACAAGCATCACATCAATCCATCCATGAGAAATATAACAAAAGATTCATTAACTATTAATAACTATTTAAATCTGCAAGAAAGGATGCAGAATAATCTTGAAGTAATAGTCTATCCTTTTGAGTTTtcttaaaacacaaataaatatcaGCTCAATTAACCATTTGcccatttttttcccacaataCAGTAGTTTTCTTTAATGAATATTTCATTATTGTATGCTCTAATAataactgcatttattttagaaaataatgtttatgACATATATTAAGCAATAACTATTCAAATTAGCTGATGCAATTCCTGACTCGTGCACCACCAAGAATCCAGGTTTGCACTTTAAATTGGCGCAACACTTTGCCCGTGGTCTAGCCTGGAGGAAAACATCTGGACAACACATTAATTACACCAGAGAACATGTGCTGTTGTGACGAGGATTCACCCAGGGTCGGGAGCTAGCGCTGCCTTTCAACATCATCAAACCCCTATAACCAAGACCtagaagccttttttttatttctggatGTGCTATATTTACACAGGTTTTGCCAAATACTACAAGTGTGCTTGCCCCAATTCATGTTAAGTTTTCTTTTAGAGCAAATTCAGATAtttagggtgtttttttttggggggggacaGTGAGTTTAGAGTTTCACATTTACATAGTTTGGAGATTAAACAAAAGGCTGGCGCCCCCCTAACGTCTAAGTCATCCTGTGGAGGAGTAAGGTGTGTCACTGTGATAGTTGTAGTCAGGGCATACCTTCTGCACCAGTTTATAGTCCACACTATAAAAGGCTATGTAGATGCATATGACTTTGAAGGGTTTTGAGCACAGCCATGACACGTGGCTCTGCGTGTGCTCCTGATAGCACACCTTGGACGGGTCGAATCCGCACAGGGCGGTCTTCTTGTTCCGGTCAGTCTTCTCGTACTCGATGCGACAGTTGAATGACTTGGTGTCTTTGGTCTCCAGCGTGGACTGCTGCGCGATCTCGAACTCCACCACCTTGGAAGGCGGCACCAGGCTCACGGAGACGTTGCCCATTCCGGTCGAGTTGTGGCGGAAGTAGACGCTAAACGTGCCGTTCCCGTGGTCCACGATCTTTCCTGTGATCAGCAGGTTGAGCTTGACTGTCTTGATGTTCGAGTGGAAGTCCCCCCACCCGAACATCTTTTTGAACTTGCCAGTCTTCACGATGGGTCTGCGTTTAGTTCTGGCCTGTGCGCCCTGAACATCTGTCTGGTTAGATAACCAGTCCCAAAAGTCCTCCATGTTCTGTAAATATGTAATTTCCCTCATGTTGCTCTTGAGCTCAGGGGAGCCCCTGGCAAACAAGCGCAGGGGGTTGAAAATCCGTGGACTGGCCCCCGTGGGAGAAATCTTCTGTTCATTGTCACTGTCCCTCCACTCGATGAGCTCTGTGGCGCCTCCATGCACTTTCCTGCATGTGATCTTTAAAGAGCAGAGAGAGGTAGAGAGAGAAACAATTTTAAGTGAGATTAAAGCAGCTTCAAAACATCATTTTACAGCAGCATGTGAAACATTAAGCCATCTGCAAAAATGATCCAAAATCAGTAGCTCATTAAATGTTTAAGTTTTgcgtagttgttttttttgcaacttcagaataaaaaactgtgtaaaatattaaatgaaattttatttacatagtgccaattcatgatacattttatttcaaggcaTTTTCcgaaatcaaattcaatcagattatacagattggatcagattttacagattggtcaaaatgtttcttatctaaggaaacccagtaggttgcatcaagtctctccaagcagcgttcactcctcctgaaagagcgtagagccatagggacagttgtctgcattgtccatggttttgcagcaatccctcatagtgAGCATGCATggagcaacagtggagaggaaaacttcccttttaactggaaggaaaaacctccagcaggaccaggctcagtgtgaacggtcatctgcctcgacaaaatagaaatatgattgtctattcacattttttgatgtagttttactgtcaaaatgcagcagcagtgcaataacaaatattaaaaagaaatgctTAATGTAGAATAACACATCCAGCATTTACACTAATTAAAATATGCTAAACAAATAACATTAGTTCATTAGTTGTCAATTATTGGTTAAAGTTCTAACCTTAAGTCTTTTGAAAAATGGAGTAAACACAGTAATAtgggaaaaacagaagaaacttaAATTAATTGCCTGGCAGCTGTAAACTCAGAAGTGCTAATGTTTCACTCTGATAAATTTAGCTTTAAGCATCCAAACTCAAAAATATTCCAAGAAATAGTCACACAACCCACCCGTCAAAAATACTTGTATAAATTAGTGTTGACTAGGCTTTAACACAAATCCTaacattattttagaaataagggtgtataaaacaaaagtattgcatATTTAATCAGTGTTCATCTAAAGTgctttgtataaaaaaaaaagtcccagttAATGGAGGTGGCATTAGATCTCGCCATAATAAAGTGCCAGGGCATCTTTTGTCAAAGTGAAGTCTGTCTTACAAAGTGCTAAACACTTCCAGCATGTGATCTGGAAATGATTGCAACTTTCACTGTTTTCTGCTCATCCCAGTCAATTTGGATACAGATCTTGGTACTGCAGGGtgatctctttctctttttatttttttttaagatggaaTTGCAAATTCAAAGGGCATTCTTGCATTTCCAACTGGAACTGGTGAGTATAAGCAGTAGAGCCATGAGGGTAGGTTTAACATCAGTACATTAACCAGGCTCTGACATTGCTCTGACGCCAAACTCGTCACTTTCAGCTATGAGGACGTTTAAAGGGTTTCCGTGCCTCTACAGCCTGGTTCAAGATCTAGGCCCTGACCATTCCAGCGCTTTCCATTTCTTGACTTTAAGCCAATCTGTTGTGGATTAATGGCATGTGTTGGGTCATTGACATGTTGCAGGGTCCATTTCTGCCTCAGCTTAAATGTTTGACAGGTGGTCTCACAGTATAATATAATTCACGATAGATTCTGTGGTGGTGAGCTGGCCAGGTTCTGCTTCAGTAAAGCTTACACCATGACACCtatagctctacgcttccctgCTCTTATGAGGTTCTGGCCTGTGCACCCTGAACATCTGCCTGCTTAGATAGCCAGGGAAGGGTGGCTTAGTGGTTAGAGCGGCACGCCTGTACACTGAGAGGGtcgcaagtacccggtttgatgcCTGCAGACTGCCATGGTGTCaatgagcaagaccctcagccccagattgctccctcgGCAGTTAGaatagctgcccactgctccctaaggcatgggttaaatgcaggagAATACATTTGTTGGAATGTGCATTGCAATGACGAACAGTTCTTTCTTTCCTTGTAGGCAGTAGTTGATTTATGTCAAACATATTCTCTGTTCTGGTTTCCGAATAAGTCAAATTTTGACTCATCTGTGCTGACAAAATGACTCAAGATGTCCTGGTGTCTGTCTGCATTCTTACTGGCAGACTTAAGTCTGGCTTTCTTCTTTGAATCAAGAAAAATCAGGTTATTGTCATTATGCATTATGTTGGTGAGATGTCAGCTCTGAATGCACACATAACGTATAAAGGCTTCCTCCTTGCAcaccttcttttttattttacaaggaTGTACATTTTATACCAAGGGTCGCAAGAGCCTTGCTATAGTTCCTGTGATGACTTTTTAAGATTTCTAAAATCTGCTTCTTTTCTTGCCGTCTGCTTTCAGGATGAACTTGCTTAGATCAGGCCTGGACATGTTGCCAGCTGTTTTGACTGTCCTTCACTTCTGGACAATTGTTTTTAAGTgggaattaattattttttttcctgcacagtTTAATGGGTGTTGTGTTAAGTTTGTATAGTTACATTTCTTGAATTTCttagtgtgtttaaaactgataCTAAATCCACATGGTGCATATTATCACAAAAACACAGGATACTTTGTTgagttgttttgtttcacaCAACTGTaggaagaattttaaattgtcTGTTTCAGAAAACCcaaattcattcatttatgAAATTTTCTCATCTTTTAAGTTGACTTGTTCGTTAATTTCTTTCCTTTGATCAATGCCAAATGTATAAATACCGTACCTACAGACAAAGGTATTTTAGGTAACTTCAGCATTTGTGCTCAAGTCTGTATAGTTATGCTCTATATTAGGTGCCAGCAGTAGGCTGCTAAGACATTACCCCATCAAAACGACAGGAAACAAGTATAGACGGTAAACATTAATTGCGAGATAAAAAGTAATTACATCTGTTCTCTGTgtctgacttttgatttttctgtttattttttgtgtaagCCCAATTTTTATATTTCCATGGTGAGGGGTACCAGACGGAAGAAcgtttttccatgttttcttacgtttggcttccatgtgacttaattctgctctctaATTGGTTTCTTGAAGATTTTAGATGCGCAGGTACGAATTTCACTCACAGATGATGCAAATGGAAGAGTGAGACAACAACAGAGACAAGACAGGGAGTGGTGCAGCCAAAGAAGATTTGGTTATTTATTGACAAAATAACAATATCGTGAGGTCTTGctgagggggggagggggttaaGGCACTTGGAATGGACTGACTGGCTTataaatccagcagcaggcgaGTGACTGTTGACAGATATACGTGGAACTggagtttattgttgtgttctGCGACTTCAGGTGCACCGCCCCCAAAAAACCCTTTTATCAACAGCCGCCACTGGATTCAAGGTCTTTTTAGtgcctgttatttatttatttttgttggggACAGTTTTTGAATCTTGCACTAGTGTCCAACACCGAAACACTCCTCTGTGGCGGGATCATAACGTAAGCCAAGCATTGCAATGAACTGCGATCCGTCTCTGTATCTCTTCAACCccgtttctttcttttctcttttttttttttttgcttcggGAGTGATTTCTGGTCCACTTCAGATAAAGCTGCAGTAATTCACAGCAATAGGCTTAGCTAGTTTTATTAGTAATTAGtagtgctctctctctctctctctccctctctctctctccccaggCCCTGTTATAGGGATCACTGAGAGAAGCAGATGTTGAGAGCACACGGTAGCGGCTGTTTAAATCCTCGCCGAAGATGCTGTGCGCTTACTCCCAGactaattataattttttgctGTAAGCCTAACCGAAACACATGTGTACAGAGCTAACAAAGTAGGTCGTCTGGTTCAATTTGTTTTTGTCGCAGTCGCATTCCGAACCTCTCCATCTCGCACACAATAAGGCTGCGTTTCCCGCTTTTATAATTACggcttctttttaaatgttgcttaCGCCCCACGCTGCGGTGGCACCTCGACGCCTAAAGGGAAGGAAAGCGACTCGGCTATCTGGGTATGGAATGTGAAATCGATAAGTCTGGCAGAGACAGTGAGACTGGCCAATCCATCAGCCGGCACATTGCTTAATTAAGACAGTTGCTCCCTGTAAACATGGATGAATGAGGCAACACTGTAATAATGTCCCTCTGTGTAGTTCATGACAGCCACAGCCATTCAATCGACCAGGCACCGGTGGCAATATTCCCAGCGGATGCTCCTCTTTTAGTAATACCTCAAGCGAGCGCCGCTGTTAATTTGATTGGACTCTAACAACGGCGAAACGACGCTCACGAGTGGATGTAAAAAATCCGTGTACTCCCAACAGGGAACGTTTCCTCACCCCTGCAAACAAACGAAAGAGGCGGCTCTCGCTTCAACCACCGCAAACGGTTTTACCCGTTACACAGCGAGCGTCACGCTGCGCCGCTCCAGAGGTGAAACTAAATTGTCTTTCGTTGCAAATCTCAGGTGAGCTTTCTCTTGGATAATTATAATGGAAATGAAGAGAGGAGCTTTAAGTATGATGAGCAACTGGGGAAATTGCTGTGACAACAAGCGGATCAGCGCAGGGATATCTAATACTTAAAAATGCCTCGGGAGAGATGAAGCACGGGAAACTTGAAAGCTTGTGCTGAAAACACAGGCTTTGCTTTTCGCGTCCTCTCTCGCCCGTCTTTGCCAACACCTTGTTCATTTAGGTGAGAGTGTTgcctcgaaaaaaaaaaaaaaaaaagaaatctgacgAAAAGAATATCAGTGtttgtgaggggggaggaaaaaaaaaagtctgagcCAAGGTCTGATGAAGGAGAATCTACAAAAGCTTAATTAAGATTTCTTAATCGGTACGGGCGTG
This genomic interval carries:
- the nxph2a gene encoding neurexophilin-2 gives rise to the protein MRALQTFLLFFLLHQITCRKVHGGATELIEWRDSDNEQKISPTGASPRIFNPLRLFARGSPELKSNMREITYLQNMEDFWDWLSNQTDVQGAQARTKRRPIVKTGKFKKMFGWGDFHSNIKTVKLNLLITGKIVDHGNGTFSVYFRHNSTGMGNVSVSLVPPSKVVEFEIAQQSTLETKDTKSFNCRIEYEKTDRNKKTALCGFDPSKVCYQEHTQSHVSWLCSKPFKVICIYIAFYSVDYKLVQKVCPDYNYHSDTPYSSTG